TTGGCCTGTGATGCCCGAAACCCTGAGGCGGTGCGGCGCCTGAGGGCGCGCAAAGGCCGCCGGGACAAGCCCTTTGCGGTCATGGTGCGGGACCTGGCGGAGGCCCGGCGGCTGGCCCATCTGGAGGAGGAGGCCGTGGCGCTGCTCCTCTCCCCCGCCCGCCCCATTGTGCTGGCCCCGGCCCGGGAAGACGCCAGTCTGGCCCCGGAGGTGGCCCCGGGCCACCGCCTGGTGGGCCTGCTCCTCCCCTATACCCCCCTGCACCTGTTGCTGCTGGAGGCGGCGCCTCCGGCCCTAGTGATGACCAGCGGCAATCTGAGCGAGGAGCCCCTGGTCGCCGATAATGAGGCGGCCCGGGTGAAGCTGGCCGCCTTGGCCGATGCCTTTCTTTTCCATGACCGGGACATCGAGGTGCCCTGCGACGACTCGGTGGTGCGGGTCATCCCGGGCGGGCTCATCCCCATCCGCCGGGCCCGGGGCTATGTGCCCCAGCCGGTGGCTCTGCCGGTGGCGGCGGACCAGGATATATTGGGGGTGGGCGCCGAACAGAAGAGCACCTTCTCCTTGGCCTGGGGGGACAAGGCCATCTTAAGTCAGCATCTCGGCGACCTGGACAGTCTGGAGACCTATGACTACTTTTGCCGGGCGGTGCGACACCTGGCGGCCCTGACCCGCCGCTGGCCGCAGGTGGTGGCCCACGACCTGCACCCGGATTACTTAAGCAGCCGCTATGCCCGGGAGCAGGCCGGGGTGCGCCTCATCGGGGTGCAGCACCACCACGCCCATATCGCCGCCTGCCTGGCGGAACACGGCCTCACCGGCCCGGCCCTGGGTCTGGCCCTGGACGGCACCGGCTTCGGGACGGACGGCACCGTCTGGGGCGGGGAGCTCCTGGTGGCCGACCTGGCCTCCTTCACCCGCTTGGGTCACCTGGCCCAGGTGCGCCTGCCCGGGGGGGAGGCGGCCATCCGCCGGCCGGCCCGCATGGCTGCGGCCTACTTGTTTGCCGCCTTCGGGGAGCGCTGGGAGGAGATGCTGGCGCACCTAGGGTTATCCTTTGAACCCCTGGAGCGCCGCCTTCTTCAGCGGCAATTAGCCACCGGGTGGCAGTCGCCCCTCACCTCCAGCGCCGGGCGGCTGTTCGACGCGGTGGCCGCGGCCTTGGGGATCAGCCGGGTGCGCACCTATGAAGGCCAGCCCGCCATCGCCCTGGAGATGGCCGCGACGGCAGGGGAGGAGCCCGTCTATCCCTTCCCGGTGGAGGCAAGTGGGGAAAAACTGCTGCTGGACGGCCCGGCCCTGTTCCGGGCGGCGGTAACGGATTTCCTCACCGGCACCCCGGCGGCCCGGGTGGCTGGCCGCTTTCTCAGCTCTTTTGGCGCCGGGCTGGCCCAGGCTGTCCTTCACGCCCGGGAAAAGACCGGCCTCCATCAGGTGGCCCTCTCCGGGGGCGTGTTCCAGAACGCCCTCCTGTTGCAAGACCTGACCGCGCGCCTGGGGGGCGCCGGCTTTGAGGTGCTCACCCACCATCAGACCCCGCCCAACGACGGCTGCATCGCCCTGGGGCAGGTAGCGGTGGCCGCGGCGCGGCTCAAAGGGGCATGAATTCGATCCGGGACCGGGCCCTGAGACTGGGGCTGAGGGCACGCCCGGGAGAAAAGGAAACT
The nucleotide sequence above comes from Desulfobaccales bacterium. Encoded proteins:
- the hypF gene encoding carbamoyltransferase HypF, which translates into the protein MTGNPLPQASGSRVRQRLEISGLVQGVGFRPFVYRLAREGGLTGWVRNTSRGVELEVEGAPTAVEGFVARLLAETPPLARLEAIRRSGVPLEWDHAFVIRESAEGEGTEPVIPPDVGLCADCAREIRDPADRRFRYPFTNCTNCGPRFTLIRQVPYDRKETTMAVFAMCPDCRREYEDPGDRRFHAEPVACPACGPRAWVEMEGRELPGEAVRVAAELLQAGRIVAVKGLGGFHLACDARNPEAVRRLRARKGRRDKPFAVMVRDLAEARRLAHLEEEAVALLLSPARPIVLAPAREDASLAPEVAPGHRLVGLLLPYTPLHLLLLEAAPPALVMTSGNLSEEPLVADNEAARVKLAALADAFLFHDRDIEVPCDDSVVRVIPGGLIPIRRARGYVPQPVALPVAADQDILGVGAEQKSTFSLAWGDKAILSQHLGDLDSLETYDYFCRAVRHLAALTRRWPQVVAHDLHPDYLSSRYAREQAGVRLIGVQHHHAHIAACLAEHGLTGPALGLALDGTGFGTDGTVWGGELLVADLASFTRLGHLAQVRLPGGEAAIRRPARMAAAYLFAAFGERWEEMLAHLGLSFEPLERRLLQRQLATGWQSPLTSSAGRLFDAVAAALGISRVRTYEGQPAIALEMAATAGEEPVYPFPVEASGEKLLLDGPALFRAAVTDFLTGTPAARVAGRFLSSFGAGLAQAVLHAREKTGLHQVALSGGVFQNALLLQDLTARLGGAGFEVLTHHQTPPNDGCIALGQVAVAAARLKGA